In Mycobacterium sp. 050128, one genomic interval encodes:
- the grpE gene encoding nucleotide exchange factor GrpE yields MTQGNPQEQVTVTDKRRIDPETGEVRNVPPGPQTAGAPGGAASEGFTGETPEEAGKAAELIADLQRVQADFANYRKRALRDQQAAADRAKATVVSQLLGVLDDLDRARKHGDLESGPLKSVADKLMSALTGLGLVAFGAEGEDFDPLLHEAVQHEGDGGEGSKPVIGTVMREGYKLGENVLRHALVGVVDTVSGDGAEASASPSAAPAASDTDENTDTSGD; encoded by the coding sequence GTGACTCAAGGAAATCCGCAAGAGCAGGTAACTGTCACCGACAAACGGCGGATTGATCCCGAGACCGGAGAAGTACGGAATGTCCCACCCGGCCCCCAAACAGCAGGGGCGCCGGGCGGGGCAGCTTCCGAAGGGTTCACCGGCGAAACTCCGGAGGAGGCAGGCAAGGCGGCCGAACTGATCGCCGACCTGCAACGGGTTCAAGCCGACTTCGCGAACTACCGCAAGCGGGCGCTGCGCGACCAGCAGGCCGCGGCGGATCGGGCCAAAGCCACCGTTGTCAGCCAATTGCTGGGCGTCCTCGACGATCTCGACCGTGCGCGCAAGCACGGTGACCTGGAGTCCGGCCCATTGAAGTCGGTTGCCGACAAGCTGATGAGCGCGCTGACCGGACTCGGTCTGGTGGCGTTCGGTGCCGAGGGCGAAGATTTCGACCCGTTGCTACACGAAGCCGTTCAGCACGAGGGTGATGGCGGCGAGGGCTCCAAACCGGTGATCGGCACGGTGATGCGCGAGGGCTACAAACTGGGCGAGAACGTGTTGCGTCACGCCCTGGTTGGTGTCGTGGACACGGTCTCGGGTGACGGCGCTGAAGCCAGCGCCTCGCCGAGCGCGGCCCCCGCCGCGAGCGACACCGACGAAAATACCGACACCTCCGGTGATTGA